From Streptomyces sp. NBC_00683, one genomic window encodes:
- a CDS encoding GntR family transcriptional regulator: protein MTFGEQPAYLRVASDLREKIVNGALPPHTRLPSQARIREEYGVSDTVALEARKVLMAEGLVEGRSGSGTYVRERPVPRRIARSGYRPGAGASPFRQEQTAEGMRGTWESRSEQEGASPEIAERLGIEPGDRVMRTRYVFRDAGEPMMLSTSWEPLAVTGRTPVMLPEEGPLGGCGVVDRMAAIDVVVDNVAEEVGARPGLAEELLALGGVPGHVVMVIGRTYYASGRAVETADVVVPADRYRIAYHLPVK from the coding sequence GTGACTTTCGGTGAGCAGCCCGCCTATCTGCGCGTGGCGAGCGATCTCAGAGAGAAGATCGTCAACGGCGCGCTGCCGCCTCATACCCGCCTGCCGTCGCAGGCGCGTATCCGCGAGGAGTACGGAGTCTCGGACACCGTCGCGCTGGAGGCGCGGAAGGTGCTGATGGCCGAAGGGCTGGTCGAGGGGAGGTCGGGCTCCGGGACGTACGTGCGTGAGCGCCCGGTCCCGCGCCGGATCGCCCGCTCCGGCTACCGGCCGGGAGCCGGAGCCAGTCCGTTCCGCCAGGAACAGACGGCGGAAGGCATGCGCGGGACCTGGGAGTCCCGCAGTGAACAGGAGGGCGCCAGCCCCGAGATCGCCGAACGCCTCGGCATCGAGCCTGGCGACCGGGTGATGCGTACGAGGTACGTCTTCCGGGACGCGGGCGAGCCGATGATGCTCTCGACGTCCTGGGAGCCCCTCGCCGTCACGGGCCGTACGCCGGTGATGCTTCCGGAGGAGGGCCCGCTGGGCGGCTGCGGCGTGGTCGACCGGATGGCCGCGATCGACGTCGTCGTGGACAACGTGGCGGAGGAGGTTGGCGCGCGCCCGGGGCTGGCGGAGGAGCTCCTGGCGCTCGGTGGTGTGCCGGGGCACGTGGTGATGGTGATCGGGCGCACGTACTACGCGTCGGGGCGTGCGGTGGAGACGGCGGATGTGGTCGTGCCCGCCGACCGCTACCGGATCGCCTACCATCTGCCGGTCAAGTGA
- a CDS encoding purine-cytosine permease family protein gives MTDTATPTTAEVPPPAPEDGAGAAPRRSYAKLAADESREDYSLRYAPHSFRRWSPSMVAGTALGGIAYLADFAIGASIVFTYGFTSGFASILAAAAIIFLTGIPIARACAKYGLDMDLVTRGAGFGYFGSTLTSLIYASFTFIFFALEGSIMAQAMHQAVGLPVEAGYLITTLIVIPIVFRGMGALAKVQAWTQPVWIIGMILPFVVLAFEAPDAWGAFSSFGGTEGAGSGFSWVAFGLGTGVALSLIAQIGEQADYLRFMPAKTETNRRRWNLAVLAAGPGWVIIGAAKQLGGAFLAFVALEAVGKTHALEPIAPQIEALKPWLGSFALPAAAIFVIVSQVKINVTNAYSGSLSWSNFFSRITHKHPGRVWYIFLNLAIALTLMEMNMFAALNKLLGFYSNVGIAWIAAVAADLVINKRIGLSPRYIEFKRAYLYAVNPAGFGAMVIASTVSILAFFGLFGVYAEAFSTFIAAGLSLVLCPLIAWATKGKYYLARPNPVNGPDVEIADITATHTCAVCETAYELPDIADCPVQSGPICSLCCSLDAECGDVCRKEQGAGPVLLPSPTVRTAAD, from the coding sequence ATGACGGACACGGCAACGCCCACAACGGCCGAGGTGCCGCCGCCGGCGCCGGAGGACGGCGCCGGGGCGGCGCCCCGGCGCAGCTATGCGAAGCTCGCGGCCGACGAGAGCCGGGAGGACTACTCCCTCCGCTACGCGCCGCACTCCTTCCGGCGCTGGTCGCCCTCGATGGTCGCGGGTACCGCGCTCGGCGGTATCGCCTATCTCGCCGACTTCGCGATCGGCGCCTCGATCGTCTTCACCTACGGGTTCACGAGCGGGTTCGCGTCGATCCTCGCCGCCGCGGCGATCATCTTCCTCACCGGCATACCGATCGCCCGGGCCTGCGCGAAGTACGGCTTGGACATGGACCTGGTCACGCGAGGGGCGGGCTTCGGCTACTTCGGATCGACGCTGACCTCGCTGATCTACGCGTCGTTCACGTTCATCTTCTTCGCCCTCGAAGGCTCGATCATGGCGCAGGCCATGCACCAGGCCGTCGGGCTGCCGGTCGAGGCCGGCTATCTGATCACCACGCTGATCGTCATCCCGATCGTCTTCCGGGGCATGGGCGCACTGGCCAAGGTGCAGGCCTGGACCCAGCCGGTCTGGATCATCGGCATGATTCTGCCCTTCGTGGTGCTGGCCTTCGAAGCCCCGGACGCCTGGGGGGCGTTCAGCTCCTTCGGCGGCACGGAGGGGGCGGGCTCGGGCTTCTCCTGGGTCGCCTTCGGGCTCGGTACGGGCGTCGCGCTCTCCCTGATCGCCCAGATCGGTGAGCAGGCCGACTACCTGCGCTTCATGCCGGCCAAGACCGAGACCAACAGGCGCCGGTGGAATCTCGCCGTCCTCGCGGCGGGACCCGGCTGGGTCATCATCGGCGCGGCGAAGCAGCTCGGCGGCGCGTTCCTCGCGTTCGTCGCGCTGGAGGCGGTCGGCAAGACGCACGCCCTGGAGCCGATCGCGCCGCAGATCGAGGCACTGAAGCCGTGGCTGGGGTCGTTCGCGCTCCCCGCAGCCGCGATCTTCGTGATCGTCTCCCAGGTGAAGATCAACGTCACCAACGCCTACAGCGGCTCGCTGTCCTGGTCGAACTTCTTCTCCCGGATCACGCACAAGCACCCCGGCCGGGTCTGGTACATCTTCCTCAACCTCGCCATCGCGCTGACGCTGATGGAGATGAACATGTTCGCGGCCCTGAACAAGCTGCTGGGCTTCTACTCCAACGTGGGCATCGCCTGGATCGCGGCGGTCGCGGCCGACCTGGTCATCAACAAGCGGATCGGGCTGAGTCCCCGGTACATCGAGTTCAAACGCGCCTACCTCTACGCGGTCAACCCCGCCGGATTCGGTGCGATGGTGATCGCCTCGACCGTGTCGATCCTGGCCTTCTTCGGGCTGTTCGGCGTCTACGCGGAAGCCTTCTCCACCTTCATCGCGGCCGGACTCTCGCTGGTCCTGTGCCCGTTGATCGCCTGGGCGACCAAGGGGAAGTACTACCTCGCCCGGCCGAACCCGGTGAACGGCCCGGACGTCGAGATCGCCGACATCACCGCCACGCACACGTGCGCGGTGTGCGAAACCGCCTATGAGCTGCCCGACATCGCCGACTGCCCGGTCCAGTCGGGGCCGATCTGCTCACTGTGCTGCTCCCTGGACGCGGAGTGCGGCGATGTCTGCCGCAAGGAGCAGGGCGCGGGCCCGGTTCTGCTGCCGTCGCCCACGGTGCGTACGGCGGCCGACTGA
- a CDS encoding cupin domain-containing protein, translating into MSYPEPKYTDGEGEISAQYRPADTTPNLLTRSGGTTHYLATTESTHGEFGLYRINMAPRAGGPATHFHRTISESFFILGGTVRIYNGERWVDTTEGDFLYVPQGGLHAFRNDSDAPASMLLLFTPGAPREEYFEKVSQVSDWPEKERAEFFIRHDTYWTD; encoded by the coding sequence ATGTCGTATCCGGAACCCAAGTACACGGACGGCGAGGGCGAGATCAGCGCGCAGTACCGCCCGGCGGACACCACGCCGAATCTGCTGACGCGCAGCGGTGGCACCACGCACTACCTGGCGACCACGGAGTCGACGCACGGCGAGTTCGGGCTCTACCGGATCAACATGGCGCCCAGGGCCGGTGGCCCTGCCACGCACTTCCACCGCACGATCTCGGAGTCGTTCTTCATCCTCGGCGGGACGGTGCGGATCTACAACGGCGAGCGCTGGGTCGACACGACCGAGGGCGACTTCCTGTACGTACCGCAGGGCGGCCTGCACGCCTTCCGCAACGACTCGGACGCACCCGCCTCGATGCTGCTGCTGTTCACGCCCGGGGCGCCCCGCGAGGAGTACTTCGAGAAGGTGTCGCAGGTCTCCGACTGGCCGGAGAAGGAGCGTGCCGAGTTCTTCATCAGGCACGACACGTACTGGACGGACTGA
- a CDS encoding ATP-binding protein: protein MIGVTDTEGDCAEWSFPAVPGSVRSARHAVRDALHVWGLDAAVGDVAVLLVSELVTNSLRYADGPIGVRLVRPQPDGEGPGSRTAGQALLVEVSDPLPDAPTERMAGPEDEGGRGLQLVACSARRWGTRRGKSGKTVWFELALPG, encoded by the coding sequence GTGATCGGCGTGACCGATACCGAAGGCGACTGCGCCGAGTGGAGCTTTCCGGCGGTGCCGGGCTCCGTGCGCAGCGCCCGGCATGCGGTACGCGATGCGCTGCACGTCTGGGGGCTCGACGCGGCGGTGGGAGACGTCGCCGTGCTGCTCGTGAGCGAACTGGTGACCAATTCCCTGCGCTATGCGGACGGCCCCATCGGGGTGCGGCTCGTGCGCCCGCAACCGGACGGTGAGGGTCCCGGTTCGCGGACCGCCGGGCAGGCCCTGCTCGTGGAAGTCTCCGATCCGCTTCCGGATGCGCCCACCGAACGTATGGCCGGACCGGAGGACGAAGGGGGGCGCGGGCTGCAGCTCGTGGCTTGTTCTGCGCGCCGCTGGGGGACCCGGCGCGGAAAGAGTGGCAAGACGGTGTGGTTCGAGCTCGCTCTCCCTGGTTAG
- a CDS encoding threonine synthase, whose translation MLAGMATYRCPQDGTRADTTELTWCCPLCRGPWDLDFDVRSPMSLDSLTGRVSSLWRYEEALPLRGPAVSLGEGRTPLVPLTASVSAKLDYLMPTLSFKDRGAVMLAELARRLAPERVVADSSGNAGTAVAAYCARAGLPCTVYVPEGTSPKKTEQIRAHGARLEIVPGDREATARAARAAADGPGTFYASHVFNPYFLHGTKTYVYEMWEDLGGTLPEAIAVPVGNGTLLLGAALATAELLAQGLIDRRPALIAVQAEAVSPLAEAFRAGAGELLDSPVHASPTLAEGIAIPRPPRARQILAAVRESGGTFLTVTEERIRAAQQDLAARGFFVETTGVACWAAVGDWTDRSVVVPLCGAGLKTGLAPAP comes from the coding sequence ATGCTGGCGGGCATGGCCACCTATCGCTGCCCGCAGGACGGGACCCGCGCAGACACGACCGAGCTGACCTGGTGTTGTCCCCTCTGCCGGGGGCCCTGGGACCTCGACTTCGACGTCCGGTCACCGATGTCCCTCGACTCGCTCACCGGACGCGTGAGTTCACTGTGGCGTTACGAAGAGGCCTTGCCCCTCCGCGGTCCTGCGGTCAGCCTCGGCGAGGGCAGGACCCCGCTCGTCCCCCTCACCGCGAGTGTCTCGGCCAAGCTCGACTACTTGATGCCGACGCTCTCCTTCAAGGACCGGGGCGCGGTCATGCTGGCCGAACTGGCCCGCCGCCTCGCCCCGGAGCGGGTCGTCGCGGACAGCAGCGGCAATGCGGGCACGGCCGTCGCCGCGTACTGCGCCCGCGCCGGCCTGCCCTGCACGGTGTACGTCCCCGAGGGCACGTCCCCGAAGAAGACCGAGCAGATCCGCGCGCACGGCGCCCGGCTGGAGATCGTGCCCGGCGACCGCGAGGCCACCGCACGGGCCGCCCGCGCGGCCGCCGACGGGCCCGGTACCTTCTACGCCTCGCACGTCTTCAACCCGTACTTCCTGCACGGCACGAAGACCTACGTCTACGAGATGTGGGAGGACCTCGGCGGCACGCTGCCGGAGGCGATCGCCGTGCCGGTCGGCAACGGCACCCTGCTCCTCGGCGCGGCCCTGGCCACGGCGGAACTCCTCGCGCAGGGCCTGATCGACCGCCGTCCCGCGCTGATCGCCGTACAGGCCGAGGCTGTGTCCCCGCTCGCGGAGGCGTTCCGTGCGGGCGCCGGCGAACTGCTCGATTCGCCCGTCCACGCCTCCCCCACCCTCGCCGAGGGCATCGCCATCCCCCGTCCGCCGCGCGCCCGGCAGATCCTTGCGGCCGTCAGGGAGTCGGGCGGCACCTTCCTCACCGTCACCGAGGAACGGATCCGTGCCGCGCAGCAGGACCTGGCGGCCCGCGGCTTCTTCGTCGAGACGACCGGGGTCGCCTGCTGGGCGGCCGTGGGCGACTGGACGGACCGCAGCGTCGTCGTACCCCTGTGCGGCGCCGGCCTCAAGACGGGCCTGGCGCCCGCACCGTGA
- a CDS encoding glycoside hydrolase family 18 protein yields the protein MRRRTLSRLTTAACAFALLAGIAPAATADGAHDDGGRDDRGAGHNRAYKSIGYFTQWGVYGRDFQVKDLDTSGAAARLTHINYAFGNVSAEGRCFTGNVPGEADAWADYARPLDAAGSVDGVADTDTQALAGNFNQLRELKAKHPGLKVMISLGGWSWSTHFSDAARTAASRKALVSSCIDLYIKGNLPVDGVRGGEGAAAGLFDGIDIDWEWPGSAGDTDTVYRPEDKKNFTALVHEFRTQLDAYATSQKPQKSLTDRKARQKHYELSAFVPTAPAKIDAGFDVRRIMRDFDFVNLQGYDFHVSGETTTAQQSALYAKGDFSVDQTVRDWIRRGAPARKLVVGMPFYGQGWTGVTGGGDGLGQPATAPAPATYAAGYEDYKALKKLADSGQYTVHRDTRNGHAWLFDGTTLWTYDDPQVLRAKTSYIRDRGLGGAMFWSLDGDTDDGELMSAVDRGLNRR from the coding sequence ATGCGTCGAAGAACCCTGTCCAGACTGACCACGGCCGCCTGCGCCTTCGCGCTGCTGGCCGGCATCGCCCCCGCGGCCACGGCCGACGGCGCCCACGACGACGGCGGCCGCGACGACCGAGGCGCGGGCCACAACCGCGCGTACAAGAGCATCGGCTACTTCACCCAATGGGGCGTCTACGGACGCGACTTCCAGGTCAAGGACCTGGACACGAGCGGTGCGGCGGCCAGGCTCACCCACATCAACTACGCCTTCGGCAACGTCAGTGCCGAAGGCAGGTGCTTCACCGGCAATGTGCCCGGCGAGGCGGACGCCTGGGCGGACTACGCCCGTCCGCTGGATGCCGCGGGATCGGTGGACGGCGTCGCCGACACCGACACCCAGGCCCTCGCGGGCAACTTCAACCAGCTGCGCGAGCTCAAGGCCAAGCACCCCGGCCTCAAGGTGATGATCTCGCTGGGCGGCTGGAGCTGGTCCACCCACTTCTCCGACGCGGCCCGCACCGCCGCCTCCCGCAAGGCCCTCGTCTCGTCCTGCATCGACCTGTACATCAAGGGCAACCTGCCCGTCGACGGCGTACGCGGGGGCGAGGGGGCCGCGGCCGGCCTCTTCGACGGCATCGACATCGACTGGGAGTGGCCCGGTTCCGCCGGTGACACCGACACGGTCTACCGCCCCGAGGACAAGAAGAACTTCACCGCCCTGGTGCACGAGTTCCGTACCCAGCTCGACGCCTACGCGACGTCGCAGAAGCCGCAGAAGTCACTGACGGACCGGAAGGCACGTCAGAAGCACTACGAGCTCTCGGCGTTCGTTCCCACCGCCCCCGCCAAGATCGACGCGGGCTTCGATGTCCGCCGCATCATGCGGGACTTCGACTTCGTCAACCTCCAGGGCTACGACTTCCACGTCTCCGGTGAGACGACGACCGCCCAACAGTCCGCCCTGTACGCGAAGGGCGACTTCAGCGTCGACCAGACGGTCCGCGACTGGATCAGGCGCGGTGCCCCCGCCCGCAAGCTGGTGGTGGGCATGCCGTTCTACGGGCAGGGCTGGACCGGAGTGACCGGTGGCGGCGACGGTCTCGGGCAGCCGGCGACGGCGCCCGCCCCGGCCACGTACGCGGCGGGCTACGAGGACTACAAGGCCCTCAAGAAGCTGGCCGATTCCGGGCAGTACACGGTGCACCGCGACACCCGCAACGGCCACGCCTGGCTGTTCGACGGGACGACGCTGTGGACGTACGACGACCCGCAGGTGCTGCGCGCCAAGACCTCGTACATCCGTGACCGCGGTCTCGGCGGTGCGATGTTCTGGTCGCTGGACGGCGACACGGACGACGGCGAGCTGATGTCCGCGGTCGACCGCGGACTCAATCGCCGCTAA
- a CDS encoding S8 family peptidase, which produces MAVKRHARYARRLAATSVITGAALALSTAAAFPALATPSAAEGRIENAGAPGAISGSYIVTLDESAADAGSADGKALAAEYGAKIKKTYSAALNGYAVELPAEQAKKFAADPAVESVVQNRTFTISGTQPSPPSWGLDRIDQTALPLNQSYTYPDKAGEGVTAYIIDTGVRISHNDFGGRASNGYDAIDNDNTAQDGNGHGTHVAGTVAGTSYGVAKKAKIVGVRVLDNAGSGTTAQVVAGIDWVTANAVKPAVANMSLGGGADTALDTAVRNSIASGVTYAVAAGNESTNASTKSPARVAEAITVGSTTSTDARSSFSNYGTVLDIFAPGSSITSSWNTGDSASNTISGTSMASPHVAGAAALYLADHPGQTPAQVSAGLVAAATSGVVTSPGTGSPNKLLNVGTGTTPPPTGTKFESTTGYTIADNATVESPITVSGISGNAPSALSVPVNITHTYSGDLKIDLVAPDGSVYNLKAYGTGGSADNVITTYTVNASSEVANGAWKLRVSDNATYDTGRINSWALQF; this is translated from the coding sequence ATGGCAGTGAAGCGTCACGCACGCTACGCGCGAAGACTGGCCGCGACGAGCGTCATAACCGGCGCGGCCCTCGCCCTCTCGACCGCGGCGGCCTTCCCGGCCCTCGCGACCCCGAGCGCGGCGGAAGGCCGGATCGAGAACGCGGGCGCCCCGGGCGCCATCAGCGGCAGTTACATCGTCACCCTCGACGAATCCGCCGCCGACGCCGGATCCGCCGACGGCAAGGCGCTCGCCGCGGAATACGGCGCGAAGATCAAGAAGACCTACAGTGCGGCGCTCAACGGCTACGCCGTCGAACTCCCGGCCGAGCAGGCGAAGAAGTTCGCCGCGGACCCGGCAGTCGAGTCCGTCGTGCAGAACCGGACCTTCACGATCTCGGGCACCCAGCCCTCCCCGCCCTCGTGGGGACTGGACCGGATCGACCAGACGGCCCTGCCGCTGAACCAGAGCTACACCTACCCGGACAAGGCGGGGGAGGGCGTCACCGCGTACATCATCGACACCGGTGTACGCATCAGCCACAACGACTTCGGCGGCCGAGCGTCGAACGGCTACGACGCCATCGACAACGACAACACCGCGCAGGACGGCAACGGCCACGGCACCCACGTGGCCGGCACCGTCGCCGGGACCTCGTACGGCGTCGCCAAGAAGGCGAAGATCGTCGGCGTCCGCGTCCTCGACAACGCCGGCTCCGGCACCACGGCGCAGGTCGTCGCGGGCATCGACTGGGTGACGGCCAACGCCGTCAAGCCGGCCGTCGCCAACATGAGCCTGGGCGGCGGCGCGGACACCGCGCTCGACACCGCCGTGCGCAACTCGATCGCCTCCGGCGTCACCTACGCCGTCGCGGCGGGCAACGAGTCGACGAACGCCTCCACCAAGTCCCCGGCGCGCGTCGCCGAGGCCATCACGGTGGGCTCCACCACCAGCACCGACGCCCGTTCGAGCTTCTCGAACTACGGCACCGTCCTGGACATCTTCGCCCCGGGCTCCTCGATCACCTCGTCGTGGAACACCGGTGACAGCGCGAGCAACACCATCTCGGGCACGTCGATGGCAAGCCCGCACGTCGCCGGTGCCGCCGCCCTGTACCTCGCCGACCACCCGGGCCAGACCCCGGCGCAGGTCTCGGCGGGACTGGTCGCCGCGGCCACCAGCGGCGTCGTGACGAGCCCGGGCACCGGGTCGCCGAACAAGCTGCTGAACGTCGGAACCGGCACCACCCCGCCGCCCACCGGCACCAAGTTCGAGAGCACGACCGGCTATACGATCGCCGACAACGCCACGGTCGAGTCGCCGATCACCGTCTCCGGCATCAGTGGTAACGCTCCGTCAGCGCTCAGCGTTCCCGTGAACATCACGCACACCTACTCCGGCGACCTGAAGATCGACCTGGTCGCGCCCGACGGTTCGGTCTACAACCTGAAGGCGTACGGGACCGGCGGCAGCGCCGACAACGTGATCACCACCTACACGGTGAACGCTTCGTCGGAGGTCGCCAACGGCGCCTGGAAGCTCCGGGTCAGCGACAACGCCACGTACGACACCGGGAGGATCAACTCCTGGGCACTGCAGTTCTGA
- a CDS encoding SPOR domain-containing protein has protein sequence MTDSGAVLPWLVIRQDDNGNRYRVGRYATQDEAQKIADSLERHGHKQLYWVERVGQSARP, from the coding sequence ATGACCGACAGCGGTGCCGTGCTCCCTTGGCTGGTGATTCGGCAGGACGACAACGGCAACAGATACCGCGTCGGCCGCTATGCGACACAGGACGAGGCGCAGAAGATCGCGGACAGCCTGGAGCGCCACGGGCACAAGCAGCTCTACTGGGTGGAGCGCGTGGGCCAGAGCGCTCGCCCCTGA
- a CDS encoding SpoIIE family protein phosphatase, protein MWQSSPPGSIYDYIRVASFSIGPDGLIEQWSRRAAGLFGMASHEAVGRDPVEAFMPDELRSDAHRRVGEILDGKEWTGLVPFRIPGEGGAEGLAEIYVMPSETGSGERAALCIVVDVRALRRIETDLAASQAIFGQSPFGFVLFGADFTVVRANQRFATVFGGEADDHRGRTVDDYLAGQEADRLSSTLKRVLETGDAVTDLQLVGTVPGSSDRRHWSMNLYRVHSGAGRPIGVAGLATDVTGRHIAAREAASARRNLALLNEASARIGNSLDLETTARELLDVAVPGFCDLASVDLYQGLLTGDEASPGSWGRLRQESGGGSAELRRVAQASAVSDALPDGLPGASMSGGADPDGNAPPGPPALGAVHRYPFNSPCAVALRTGHVEDVPGDERGFVHSTLAVPMVAHDIVIGLVQFSRTKGSEPFGERDRALATELAARAAVCIDNARLYRREHERALILQRSLLPPGDPEAAGLDIACRYLPGNTATEVGGDWFDVIELPGHRTALVVGDVMGRGLRAAVAMGELRTAVRTLALLDLEPAEVLSALDEVARGLGTPGGGDRSDAFGGGGGAQWPSRVAHKSREADLSEVYLATCVYAVYDSVTRRCTFANAGHLPPVVVEPGEPALLLDVPPGMPLGVGGEPFEEVEVELKEGALLALYTDGLVESRDHPLDEGLQAFREALTEPSQPLEDVCDHVLATLDTRHGEDDIALLMARIQGLPVDAVGDWRLPRELRSVGRARELARAQLTAWDLDDLVDTTELLVSELVTNALRYGEGEIRLRLLRDRTLVCEVWDAGLVQPRRRRARDTDEGGRGLQLVGLLSAAWGSRRTPRGKTVWFELALPDGEPAAELSVEQLLSMY, encoded by the coding sequence GTGTGGCAGAGCAGCCCGCCTGGCTCGATCTATGACTACATCAGGGTCGCCTCCTTCTCGATCGGGCCTGACGGGCTGATCGAGCAGTGGAGCCGGCGGGCCGCCGGTCTGTTCGGCATGGCCTCCCACGAGGCGGTGGGCAGGGATCCGGTCGAGGCGTTCATGCCTGACGAGCTGCGCTCGGACGCTCATCGGCGGGTCGGCGAAATCCTCGACGGCAAGGAGTGGACGGGTCTCGTCCCGTTCCGGATTCCGGGCGAGGGCGGCGCCGAGGGTCTTGCCGAGATCTACGTCATGCCGAGCGAGACGGGGAGCGGCGAGCGTGCCGCGCTCTGCATCGTCGTCGATGTCCGGGCACTACGGCGCATCGAAACTGATCTTGCCGCATCGCAGGCGATATTCGGCCAATCTCCCTTCGGCTTCGTGCTCTTCGGCGCGGACTTCACGGTCGTACGGGCCAACCAGCGGTTCGCCACGGTCTTCGGCGGCGAGGCGGACGACCACCGCGGACGCACGGTGGACGACTACCTGGCCGGCCAGGAGGCCGACCGGCTCTCCAGCACGCTGAAGCGCGTCCTGGAAACCGGTGACGCCGTCACCGACCTCCAACTGGTCGGCACCGTCCCCGGCTCCAGCGACCGGCGCCACTGGTCCATGAACCTCTACCGGGTACACAGCGGTGCCGGACGCCCCATCGGCGTCGCGGGCCTCGCCACCGATGTCACGGGCCGGCACATCGCCGCCCGCGAGGCAGCCAGCGCCCGTCGTAACCTCGCGCTTCTCAACGAGGCCAGTGCGCGCATCGGCAACTCCCTCGATCTGGAGACCACCGCCCGCGAGCTGCTCGACGTCGCCGTGCCCGGTTTCTGCGACCTGGCATCCGTGGACCTCTACCAGGGGCTGCTCACGGGCGACGAGGCCTCGCCCGGAAGCTGGGGCCGGCTCCGGCAGGAGTCCGGCGGCGGTTCGGCGGAACTGCGCCGGGTCGCCCAGGCCAGCGCCGTCTCCGACGCGCTCCCCGACGGCCTGCCGGGTGCCAGCATGAGCGGCGGTGCCGATCCCGACGGGAACGCGCCCCCGGGGCCTCCCGCGCTCGGCGCCGTCCACCGCTACCCGTTCAACTCGCCCTGTGCCGTCGCCCTGCGCACCGGCCATGTCGAGGACGTGCCAGGTGACGAACGCGGCTTCGTGCACTCCACGCTCGCCGTGCCGATGGTCGCGCACGACATCGTCATCGGCCTCGTCCAGTTCTCCCGCACCAAGGGCAGCGAACCCTTCGGCGAGCGGGACCGGGCCCTGGCCACCGAACTCGCCGCACGTGCGGCCGTCTGCATCGACAACGCACGCCTCTACCGCCGCGAACACGAACGGGCACTGATACTCCAGCGCAGCCTCCTCCCCCCGGGCGACCCCGAGGCCGCAGGCCTCGACATCGCCTGCCGCTACCTCCCCGGCAACACAGCCACCGAGGTCGGCGGGGACTGGTTCGACGTGATCGAACTCCCCGGCCATCGCACGGCCCTCGTCGTCGGTGATGTCATGGGCCGTGGGCTGCGGGCCGCTGTCGCCATGGGAGAGCTGCGCACCGCCGTACGCACACTGGCGCTCCTGGACCTGGAGCCGGCCGAGGTGCTCTCCGCCCTCGACGAGGTCGCCCGTGGCCTCGGCACCCCGGGCGGCGGCGACCGGAGCGACGCCTTCGGTGGAGGCGGCGGCGCCCAGTGGCCCTCACGCGTCGCCCACAAGTCACGCGAGGCGGACCTCTCCGAGGTCTACCTGGCGACGTGTGTGTACGCGGTGTACGACTCCGTTACCCGGCGGTGCACCTTCGCCAACGCCGGTCATCTCCCCCCTGTGGTGGTCGAGCCGGGCGAACCGGCCCTGCTGCTGGACGTCCCTCCCGGAATGCCGCTCGGCGTCGGTGGCGAGCCCTTCGAGGAGGTCGAGGTGGAGCTCAAGGAGGGCGCCCTCCTCGCCCTCTACACCGACGGTCTCGTCGAGTCACGCGACCATCCCCTCGACGAGGGCCTGCAGGCCTTCAGGGAAGCCCTCACGGAGCCGTCCCAGCCGCTCGAGGACGTCTGTGACCATGTGCTGGCCACCCTCGACACCCGTCACGGCGAGGACGACATCGCCCTGCTGATGGCGCGCATCCAAGGGCTTCCGGTGGATGCCGTGGGCGACTGGCGGCTTCCCCGCGAGCTCCGTTCCGTCGGCCGGGCCCGCGAGCTGGCCCGTGCCCAGCTGACGGCGTGGGACCTCGACGACCTGGTGGACACCACCGAACTGCTGGTCAGTGAGCTCGTCACCAATGCGCTGCGCTACGGCGAGGGCGAGATCAGACTCAGGCTCCTGCGCGACCGCACCCTCGTCTGCGAGGTATGGGACGCGGGACTGGTCCAGCCACGGCGGAGGCGGGCACGCGACACCGACGAGGGCGGGCGTGGGCTGCAGTTGGTCGGACTGCTGAGCGCGGCCTGGGGGTCACGGCGGACACCGCGAGGCAAGACGGTGTGGTTCGAGCTGGCGCTGCCCGACGGTGAGCCGGCTGCCGAACTCTCGGTCGAGCAGCTGCTGAGCATGTACTGA
- a CDS encoding NUDIX hydrolase, with product MPVLIDTVAWVRVENGRILCARPKGKDIFYIPGGKRESGETDLQTLLREVEEELTVNVVPSTVIHAGTYEAQAHGHPDGVVVRMSCYYGDYRGTLAASSEIDEMAWFSYGDRALVPPVDQLLFDDLNATGELI from the coding sequence ATGCCGGTGCTGATCGACACGGTGGCCTGGGTGCGGGTGGAGAACGGCAGGATTCTCTGCGCGCGACCGAAGGGGAAGGACATCTTCTACATCCCCGGAGGGAAGCGGGAGAGCGGGGAGACGGACCTGCAGACCTTGCTGCGCGAGGTCGAGGAGGAGCTGACGGTGAACGTCGTCCCGTCGACCGTCATCCATGCGGGTACGTACGAGGCGCAGGCGCACGGCCATCCGGACGGTGTGGTGGTACGCATGAGCTGCTACTACGGCGACTACCGGGGCACGCTGGCCGCCAGCAGTGAGATCGACGAGATGGCCTGGTTCTCCTACGGGGACCGTGCCCTCGTCCCCCCGGTCGACCAGTTGCTCTTCGATGATCTCAACGCCACGGGCGAGCTGATCTGA